In Spirosoma sp. KUDC1026, the sequence CAATGCGGTGTGCCTGATGCACGAGTCGATCCAAGATTGCATCGGCCAGCGTTGGTTCAGCTAGGTACTCATACCACTTAGACACCGGTAACTGCGAGGTAATGATCGTAGCCGACCGGCCATGGCGATCTTCAATGAGTTGCAGCAAAGCCAGTTTGGCATTCATGTCTAGACTCGATAGGCCCCAATCGTCCAGGATCAATAACTGCAACCGCTCCAGACGGGCAAGCTCCCGAGTATAGGAGCCATCCGCTCGAGCCAGATGCAGTCGTTCCATAAGTTTAGGCATAGAGAAGTAGCCCACCCGCAGCCCTCGTTGACAAGCCTGGTAGCCCAGACATGTAGCCAGATAGCTTTTGCCACAACCAGTGGCACCGGTGATGAGAATGTTTTCGCCCCGTCGTACAAAAGAGAGGTCGCCCAGGCGAAGTACCATACTTTTGTCCAACTGCCGATCAGGCGTGTAAATAACTTCTTCCAGGCTGGCCTGATACCGAAAACGAGCCTGGGTAATGGCAGTTCGCGTTTTGCGTTCCTGCCGGTATTCGTGTTCGGCATCCAGCAGCGAAGCCAGGAGATGGTCGGTGGGCGGCCACTGATTAACCGGTAGACGCAGAAGGGTTTCCCAGTGGGTGGCCATGCCCTGTAATTTTAATTGACGCATGCGCTCGAGGGTTGCTTGTGTATTCATGAGTTGATGGTTTAATGGTTAGCTCTTTTTATCCCCTTTACCCCTTTATTATTGATAGACATCGGCTCCCCGGATGTTCTCATGAGTTGGCAGAGGCTTATGGGTTACCTCCGTTGAGGTAGTCTTATCTAAATTGCGCTCCAGGATGCTACGGATCAACTTGTAGGAGACAGCCCCATACGTTAACGCCCGCTCACAGGCCCCCTCCAGGCGTTGCTGGCCAACCTTGGCTACCAGCGATAGTACGCCGGCACAGGAACGGAAGGCCTGTTGGGGATAGCTCCGCGTGTGGAGCAGTTCCTGAATGGCCAGTCGAGTATGGGGACCGATCTGGCTGGCCTGATCGATAAAGTACTCCGCAGACCACTGGCTCAGCCATTGTTGTTGGCTGGGCAGGTGTTCGCGACGGGTGGTGTACTGATAGGCCTCGGGTTGGCGCTCATGAAGCGCAATCCGCTGATGATCATGGTAAATCTCCACGGTCTGAGCGGTGTAAACCAGCTTAACGCTCTGGCCCACATGCCGGTAGGGTACGCTATAATAGTGCTTGTCTTCCCCTAACAGTACATGACAGTTGGGATGCACTTTGGCCATGCGAAAGGCTTTGGACCGGTAAGGCTGTAGCGGCAAAGGCATCAGCGTGGCTTCTTCCAGGGTCTCAAAACGCTGACGTCTTGAGTAGGGCTTACCCTGAAAGCACTGCCGGTTGTGGACTTCTACTTGTTGAGCAATAGCTTGGTTCAGTTCCTTCAAAGAGTGAAAGCTCTGTTCTTGTAGGGGAACATATACCCGACTATAGAGAATGGAGATGGTCTTCTCCACCAGCGCTTTATCGCGCGGCTTGCCACTACGGGCTGGATAGATACAGGTACTGTAATGAGCCGCAAAGTCTTCAATCGACTCGTTCAGATCAGGCTCATAGCGGTTGGCTTTGGTCACGGCGGCTTTCAGGTTATCGGGCACAATGGCCTCGGGGACACCACCAAAGTAGGTTAGCGCATCGGATAAGGCTTGTAGGAAATCGGCTTTTCGCTGACTGGCAACCGCTTTAGCAAAAGTGAGTTGGGAACAGGCCAGCACGGCGACAAAAAGCTCGACTGGCTGAGGCTGACCGGTAGTTGGATCGACCAGGGCTAGCTTTTTACCGGCATAATCGACGAAAAGCGTCTCCCCAGCTTTGTGCTCCAGGTGCATCACCGTCTGCTGGTTGAGTCGCCAGGTCCGGTAGCGCTCACAAAATTGGGAGTACTGGATGGCATTGGGGTTAGCCTGCTTATAAGCTAGCCATAAGTGATGGCGGGTCACACCCGGCTTGGCCAATTGGGCTTCGTAGTTCTCAAATCGTTGGTAGAGATCACCCAGCCGATCGGCCTCTGGTTGGGGTACACGATGAGTGAACAGGCGGTGAAGTTGATCATCCTGCCAGCTCAAAGCCTGAGCCAAGTCCGAAAAATGCGCTTCGACTATACGCAAATAGTGTTCGACGGTGGTTCGGGAAATGGCTAAAGCCGAAGCAATCCGGCGCTGGCTGAAGCCCTGCTGGCGGAGTTGAAGAATCCGACGGAGTTGAAACATAGGTAAGCGAGAGTTAGCCATGCTTGACTACAAACGTGAGTGATGTTCGTTCACGTCAGGGCCAAACTAGGGGTCTTGGCTCACTTATCCACGATGGCCCATTTTGTGCCGGAATACCCGGCCGGATTGGGCCGGAATGACTGGCTTACTTTATGCCGGAATATATAGCTGTAACTTGTTTTGTTGCAGAACAAGTGGATAAAGTAGTCTTTGCAGGTGATTTGCAACAATACTCAGTTGAAGTTGCTAATTCTATATTGTCTCGAAACGAGCCATTGAGCAGATTAAAGCGAGATCAAGCATGTAGTATTATAGAGAATGTGAAGGCTGAATATAGTAGGCTTTTTGACAGTAATGAGATTACCAAGGACGTGAAGTATGTAAGAGAGAATATAGTGAATAGTTCAAAAAGTGAAAGAAAAATAACTCGTGCATATGGAGGTTATTACCTTAGTTATAATCAAAGTTTACTAATTGATTTGATATTAGAGAGTTTACCCGTTGATGTAGAGCTACGTTGTATCATGTTAGCATCAATAATAGAAGCCACATCTCAGTGTGTTGCAGCACCTGGTCACACAGCTCAATATTTTAAGCCTGTGGGTAAAGGGCTTGATGCTATAATAGATGCTTGGAAAAGAGATCCTCTTGTATATTATGAAAGAAATTTTGACAGAATTGCCGATAGGTTTGCTAAGACAAAAGGTGAGGCAATAGTAGGCGAAGCTGGTTCTCTCTTGAATAAAGTGAAAGAAGGAGATTTAGAGCGTGTTGGGGAATTGAGAAAGCTTGAGAGTCGTGTCAACTTTGTGTCGACCAAGACATGAAGCAATGACTAAACAGTGGCAACCACTGACCGACCCTCAATGGGCCGCAATTTCGCCTTTCTTTGACCTTCGACGCAAGCGGACTCATAATTTGCGCCACATCGTAGACGCCTTGTTGTGGTTGCTTCGAACCGGCTGTCAGTGGCGTAACCTGCCCTCGCATTGGCCACACTGGCAGGCGGTGTACTACTATTTCGATCAGTGGAAACAGGCTGGTATATTTGAGCAGATCAACGCTGCTTTGAATCAACTCGACCGTCAGCAAGCCGGACGAGCAAGTCATCCATCAGTACTATGCATTGATTCACAAAGCGTTAAGTTGCATCCCATGATCTGTGAACAGCGCGGTCTAGACGGCAACAAGCGTATCAATGGCCGCAAACGAACTCTAATCGTGGATACCCAGGGGCGCTTGTGGGTAGCTGACGTATCGGCGGCTAACGAGGCTGACGGCCCCTTAGCCGTGCCATTGATCACCAACATGCTGTGGCGCGTAGGCGAACGGCTGGAGAAAATCTACGGCGATCAAGCTTATAACGGCGTGTTTGCCCGTGAGTTGGAGGGGTGGAGTATTGTATTTGAAAAAGCCTCGCGTCCCGAGTCCGCTCAAGGCTTTGTACCAGTAGCTAAGCGATGGGTAGTCGAACGCAGCATCGCTTGGACCAATTTCTTCCGCCGGATCGTCAAGGACTATGAGTATACGGTAGCTTCTTCGGTCAACTGGCTGTATTTGGCTAACATTCAAGTGATACTACAGCGTATTTGAGGTTTGAACCAAATGTAATTCCCCAACACGCTCTTAGTTTTTTTAGATCCTCCTTATTCTGGAGTGCACTATAGCCGATTTTATCATGTTTTAGAATCTATTGCCAGAAATGAAATGGTTGATGTTAGTGGAATAGGCCGATACCCTGCTCCTGAAAAAAGGCCTAAGTCAGAATTTAGTATGAAGTCTAAATCAGGAAAAGCGCTTGAAAATATATTTTCTATAATAGCTTCAAGAAAAGCGTCAGCTATAATAACGTTCCCTGCTAATGCTGCTAGTAATGGTTTGAGCGGAGCTGCTGTTGAGGTCCACCCGAAAAGCGTTCCGCTCAAAGATTGAGGATCGGACGTTCATGAGGTCCACCCGAAAAGCGTTCCGCTCAAAGATTGAGGATCGGACGTTCTTGAGGTCCACCCGAAAAGCGTTCCGCTCAAAGATTGAGGATCGGACGTTCTGAGGTCCACCCGAAAAGCGTTCCGCTCAAAGATTGAGGATCGGACGTTCATGTGTTGGTTTTTCTTTTCCCTTTCCAACCTCATCTGGGGTTAAACCACCAAGAGAGCTGTGGGGGCGGAAGCTATTATATTCTTGCCTCCAGTGTTCAATTTTTTCCCGAGCATCGTCTAGCGATAAGAACCAGTGAGCGTTCAAGCACTCGTCCCGGAAACTACCATTAAATGACTCGATAAACGCATTATCCGTTGGCTTTCCTGGCCTTGAAAAGTCCAGCGTCACTTTGTTATCATAAGCCCACTTGTCCAGGAACTTTGAGATAAATTCACTGCCATTGTCCACTTGAATCCGTTCGGGTACAGCCAAATCTACAATTTTTAAGTGATTCATTACGGCCACCACGTCTTCACCCTTTAATGATTGGCCGACATGGATGGCTAAGCACTGGCGACTATAATTATCGACTACAGTTAAGGCCCGGATTTTTCGGCCATCAAATAGCTGATCAGCCACAAAGTCCATGCTCCAGCACTGATGGATACTGGAGAGTTGGGGGCGCTCTAACCGGTGGGCAGCGGCTCGATTACGACGGGGACGCTTGCTTCTGAGATGCAATCCTTCTTCACAATACACCCTATAGACCCTTTTGTGGTTGTCACGCCAGCCTTCCCGGCGCAACAGCACATAAATCCGCTGATAACCGTACCGAACCCTTACTTGGGCAATTTCTTTGATTCGTTTCCGGATCACGGAGTCATCTCGACGACGAGACTTGAACTGCAAAGAGGATCGACGGAATTGAATAACAGAGCAGGCACGACGGGCTGAAACGCGATAGTTTTCCATTAAACTTGAGGCCAGTTTCCTTTGCTGAACTGGCCTCAAAGCTTTTTTTTGAGCACATCCTGAAGCATTTGTTTGTCCAGGCTCAGGTCGGCCACTAGCTGTTTCAGCTGACGGTTTTCTTCTTCCAACTGGCGTAATCGGTGCAGTTCGGCAACACCCAATCCGCCATACTTCTTCTTCCAATTGTAATAGGTAGCCTCGCTAATTCCCATTTTGCGGCATACTTCAGCCACGGCTACTCCGGTCTCAGCTTGCTTGAGAGCAAAGACGATTTGCGCTTCGGTGAACTTGGTTTTCTTCATGACGATTTGTTTGATTTAAGTTAATCCAAATCGCCCGATTTTCTCTACTTTATACTGGAACGCTTTTCCGGGGGGAGGTCACTGTAAAAGAAATAGCGCAGAATCATTTTAAGGTAAAAAAAGAGATTGTAAAGGGAGCTTTTAGCACATTGGGAGGGAACAATAACAATCGACCAGCTCGAATGGATTCAAGCGAATTAGTTCTTCTATTGGAATCCAAATAATATAACCAAGTTATGGACCGGCATCTCAAAGTTGCCGGTCCATAACTTGGTTATATTATTTAGATCGTTTTTTCATCTCTTTACTTTGCTCGAGTTCGGCAATGACCCGGCGCTCATCAGGCCGGGAGTAGACTTCCAGTCCTTTATCAGTTAGTCGACCCAGAAGGACTTTAACGGCATCGGTGCTCAGGTGAATTGTGTTGAAGCACCAGTCCGTGAAGGTTTTACGGCCAATTTTACTCGATACCTTCTTCTTGAGCTTGAGTTCTGCACCGACAACCTTCAGCCAAACGTTGAACTTGGTCAGAGAAGTAAGGGGAAGTTTTTCCCAACCTCCGTATTTGTCGATGATCGTTTTTACTTCGTCAAATACAGGAACGGCGGTTTTTACCTCGGTCTTGATCCGATCCTTAATCAGCCAGGGTTTACCGTCAAGCCCCTGCCGGACGGCGGTTTTATACTGCTTGACGAAATCCTCTAAATCACCGTAGTGAAAGCCCGATCGGCACAAAATGACCAGGATATCAGCGGCCATTTGTACGTGCTCGTTTTCGAATGGATGGGTGCGTAGTTTCTCGAACTCTTCGTTCGTCAGAAAGGTGGGATCATCGTATTTGACACCTTTCACGCGCAGGCCGGCCAGGGGGTTATTGTCCACAATCTTGTTGAGCTTCGCCCATTTTAGCATGTTGCTGATGGTCTGGGAATGTTTGGCTACGTAGCTGTCGGCATGGCCGCGTTTCTTCATCCACTGTCGGTACCGCTTCAACCAGACCAGGTCGAAATCTTCGACGAGTACGTCCAGGGCTTTCTCGCTCGCCAGAAAATCGATGAGCTTCTTCCGGACGTTGTCATACACTGTCAGGCTATTTTCGGTTAGATCGCGCTCCTGATCGGCTCGACTATCTTTCATGTACAGATCGAAGGCGATCGCCAGGGTGACGCTGGATGCTCCACTGAGATAAAGCCGTTTGATTTTGGCGGCCGTAATTTTTTCCTTCTTCCTGAAAAGATCGTTGAATATTGCCCGGAGCTGGGTGCGAAGGATATCCAACTGGTCGTTTTTGAAAAACGCCTGTGGATCATTGCTGCTGATCTGCTGGCCATCCCAGTGATCGTGGTAAATCAGAAGACCTGTACTGCCAATTTCAGCTCTCTCGCCCGCGATGCTGATCCGACAATACAGTTTTGATTTACCGGCAATGTTACTCTTGTGTCTCCAGAAGGAGATTTCCATGGACTTAATGTTCATGTGTAAACTCATGTTTGGTGAGCTTGCAGTGCCTTTAATGAGATTTTAATGTTTGCGCAAAAAATGTATATACAATAGACGATAGTGTTTACATATGAAGAAATAGGTAAACGGTGACATATAGGCTTGCCGCCAGGTGCATTACCTTGCCACCGGTGTTACTGCCCTGCCACCAGTATTGCCATAAATCAGTCGAAAGTGTGGGTTTATGGACCATAAAGGGCAAAAAAAAAGCCCGAAACGGGCTACGTATCGGGCACTCCTTGGTAAAATCAGCTATTTATCTAGCTCTTTGCAGAGAGAGAGGGATTCGAACCCCCGGACCTATTACAGTCAGTGGTTTTCAAGACCACCGCAATCGACCACTCTGCCATCTCTCTTTGTGGGTGCAAATATACAGACAAATCCAGCTTTGTCAAGCCTGGCGGCCTTTTTTAAACAAAAACTGTTGTTTCGGGGATATTCAAAGAGTGAAAGGCCAGGTTGCGGATGCGATGACTAAGCGGGTTCTACTCCTTACTCCTTGTAGCAGCAGTCCATTACACTGGTAAATCACTCTTTCGCTCTTTCATCGCGCCGGTGACCCGGCATTCCGCTAAGCCATGGCTACTTTTTCAACTCCCGAAACCAACCGCGACCTGGGTTTATTGCCCGAGGAGTTTGAGCGGATTGAACAGATCCTCGGCCGCCAGCCGAACCCGACCGAACAGAAAATCTTTTCGGCGGTGTGGTCGCAGGACCGTTCCAATAAGAAATTCAGCTTCTGGATAAACCAGCTTCCCCGCGATTCAGACCGAATGCTGGTCGACGGAGAAAACGCTGGTCTGATTGATATTGGCGACGGTCTGGCAGCCGCCATTAACATCGGATCACGCAATCAGCCATCGAGTAGGGACGTCGTTGGGAATCGTGAGGTGGGTGGCCAGCCTGTTGCCCGGCTTAACTCGCTCTACGTCGGCGATCTGGAGCAGGACGAAACGCGGGCACTCCTGCGGGATGTAATGAAAGGTGCCGGCACGGCTTCAGGAAACCCAGTCATGGGGGGCGAAATCTTTTTTGATACGTCATACAACCGGAATTCTCTCACCAGTGTCTTCTCCGCGAGCATTGTAGAAGTGAGCAAAGTTGCCAAGGCGAAAGCATTTGGCGCGGGGAGTCCGGTGTTCATCATTGGCTCGGCAACGGCGGAGGGGCTGCCGAACGAAACCACCCACGAAATCAGAACTACGGATCACGCCATCGGGATTCAAACCATCGGTGCTGCCGGCCTGATTGGTGCCATTGCCGAACTGAGTGCGAAAAGTGAGCACGGTATAACCATCAACCTCGACAACGTACCAACTCTACCATCCGGCAGTACACCCGTCGAAATTTTGCTATCCGAGTTGCGGGGGCAACTGCTGGTCGTCGTTGAAAAAGGAAACGAGGCCGCCGTTCAGGGCATTGCCGATACATGGAATCTGACCTGCGCACAGCTTGGCGAGGTGGCAGATTCAGGCGAAACGGGTACGGCTAGCCTGCTGGTTTACCACCACGGGGAACGGGTTGCCGACGTACCGACCCAGGAGTTAGTAAAGGGCGGTAGCGTTCCGCAGGATCAGCAGGAGTACCGCGAGCCAGCGTACATCGCCGAATACGCTACATTCGACATTGAGGACGTCGACGATCTGAAACTGGATGAAGTCAAAGAGGTGGCTAAACACCTGCTGGCTCATCCGAACATCAGCGCCCGGCAATGGCTTCATGGGCAGTACAGTTCGGTGGGAAATAGCACCTACGCGCGTTCGGACGCGGCAATAGTGCGGGTTCAGGAAGCCGCGACGGAGGTGGCAGGAGCGTCCGCTACCGAGACATCTATTGTCCTTACGGTCAACGGGAACAGCCGTTACGTTTACGCCAGTCCGCGTCAGGGTACGATGATTGCCCTGGTCGAAGCCGCACGGAATATCGTCTGCTCGGGGGGTGATCCGCTGGCCGTGACGAGCCAACTGACTTTTGGCAGCCCTGACGTACCGGAAGAATACTGGCAGTTTGTGGAAGCCGTGCAGGGCCTGGGTGAAGCCTGTCGCCGGTTCAGTACCCCGGCAACGGGTAGCACCGTGAGTTTCTCCAGCGACAGTTCAAGGTTCCCGACGGCAACGATCGGGATGCTGGGATTGATGGAAGATCCTGGTCACCGGATGACGCTCAGCTTTAAAAACGAAGGCGACCGGATCTATCTGATCGGCCCTACTACAGACGACATTGCTTCATCAGAATACCTGTATTCGTACCGGGACGTTAAAGCATCGCCTACGCCTTTCTTCGATTTTCAGACCGAGTGGCGGGTACAGGAGGGCATCCGTACCATGATCCGTAACGGCTGGATTCAGTCGGCGCACGACGTATCCGGCGGTGGGCTGTTTGTTACGCTGGCCGAGTCGGCGATGGCAGGGGAGAAAGGGTTTGCCATTGAAAGTAACGAGCGCTACCGGATGGACGCGTTTCTTTTTGGCGAAGGCCAGAGCCGGGTTGTGGTCACTGTATCGCCCGAGCATTTCCACCATGTCGAAGCGTATCTGGATGAGGGTTACAACGTATTCACGCGCCTGGGCAGCGTAACGGCGGCCGACTTTGTGGTCGATGAGACTGTGATTATGACCTCCGCCGAGGCCCGCGAGCTGTACGACAATACGTTGGAGAAACGAATGAAAACTGATTAAGTGATTAGCTTTGGATGTTATTTCAGTCATCCCGCCTTCGGTCGGGATGGCAAAACACCAGTCGCTTTTGACCTATGACGCATGACTTAGCCGCTCTGACCGGCGAAATAAACACCATTGCCCGGCAGGCGGGCGCGTTCCTGCTGCAGGAGCGTAGCCGGTTCCAGCGGGAATCGATTGAGTACAAGGGCCTGAATAACCTGGTTTCGTACGTCGACAAGGAAACCGAAAAACAGCTGGTTGAGCAACTGGGCAAACTGCTGCCCGAAGCTGGTTTTATCACCGAAGAAGGGACAACCGGCCAGGAAGCAGATCCATCCGCATTAAACTGGATTATTGACCCGCTCGACGGCACGGCCAACTTCATCCACAACCTGCCAGTATTCTCGGTGAGTATCGGATTGGCGCAGGGAAAAACGACCATCGCCGGGGTTATCTACGACCCCAACCGCGACGAATGTTTTTCGGCCTGGCAGGGTGGGGGCGCGTACTGCAACGACAGCCGTATTTCGGTATCACCCGCTCTGACGCTGGGCGAAAGTCTGGTCGCGACAGGATTTCCCTACTACAAGTTCGAGCAGATGCAGCCGTACCTGTCCATTCTGGAGTCGCTGATGCAGCAGACACACGGCCTGCGCCGGATGGGGTCGGCGGCTATCGATCTGGCCTACGTAGCGAGTGGCCGTTTTGACGCCTTTTACGAGTACAATCTTAACTCCTGGGACATGGCGGCCGGGGTGTTGCTGGTGCAGGAAGCGGGCGGTGTAGTCACGGATTTCAGCGGTGGTGATACGTTCCTCTTTGGTGGCGATGTGGTTGCCGGTTGTGGCGTGCACCCGGAATTGATGAAGGTCATTCAAACGTACTGGTGAGCGTAGCCTTAGTTAATACATAAAGCTACCTGCCTTTCTAAAAAAGAAATCAAAAGGATTTTGTCATCCGTCCTTTGGTTGGGATGACAAAAAATACCATACTCTTAAACCGTTTCACATGCAGGATCTGGAAACGCTGCGCTACCCTATCGGGCAGTTCGATTACGGAAAAACGGTTGAGCCGGACGAGACCCGACAGGCATTGGAAGCGATTGCCGCGCTGCCGCACAAGCTGACGGCACTGGTCGGCAAGTGGGGTGATGATCAGCTTGATACGCCCTACCGACCCGAGGGCTGGACGGCGCGTCAACTGGTTCACCATGTAGCCGACAGCCACATAAACGCCTATGTCCGCACTAAGCTGATGCTGACGGAGGATAACCCAACCATCAAGCCGTATGAAGAAGGAGAATGGGCGAAACTGCCCGACTCGACGCTTGACGTAGCGACCTCGCTGGTGATCCTGAGCAACCTGCATGCGCGCTGGGTAACGATTCTGGCGTCGCTCACCAACGAGCAACTGCGTCGAACGTATTACCACCCCGGTATGCAGAAAACCTTCTTGGTAAGCGAAGTGATGAACCTGTATGCCTGGCATGGCGAGCACCACTACCAGCACGTTTACCGGCTGGCCGAGCGCAGCGGCTGGTTATAGGCTGAAAGGAAACTGATCGGCGAAGCAAGGTGTTAACCGGGTAGACAAAGGGCGAGTACCTATGCAGGAAGCATTGATTGCACTGATTTTTCTGGTGGCGGCCACGTATCTGGGCGTCCGCGCTTACCGTAGCTTTTTCTCGAAAAACGAAGGGGGCTGCGGTAAAGGCTGCGGTTGTGTTACCGACTCGAAAAGAACGGTAATAACAGCGAGCGAAAAACCATAAAATTAGACCTGTAACATTTTAAAAGTCCGGTAGTTGTTGAGGAAATGAACCCTCGATTCGCTACCGGATTTTTACTTATACTTACCTTGGTGCTGGCCAGTGGTGGCTGCCAGCGTGTCAGACCCAAAGCGCCTTATGTACAGGACTTTGACCCGGCCATTAAAGATCCTGTGTCCTTCGTGTCCGGGCAGGTTACGTTCAGCATTCCGGCGCTGGAGCGTAAGATAAACCAGTCGTTGAGCACTACGCTGGTATCAGAAGAAGCGTTCAAGGGAAAAAAAGGAGAAGCCTGGCACCTGCGCGTTGAACGGACCGGCCCCGTGCGGATACGGTATTTCCGTCAAAAGGTCTCGTTTTCGGCTCCGCTGCGGGTTTGGTACACCAACCCGATTGGTCTGCGCAAGACACGCCGGAGCCGGGAGCTGTGCGCTCTTTCGGTCAATTTCGTGAGTCCCCTGGCTGTTGGCTCCGGCTGGCGACTGACCACTAAATCCAGGTTTGAGGAGTATGAGTGGATTCACAAACCCAAAGTCCGGATGCTGGGTATCAAGATTGGCGTAACGAAGCTGGCCGATTCGATTCTTGACAAGCGTAAGGCTGATATTGAAGCTGCCATTGATAACGCCGTTCATGGCGAACTGCGGCTGGACAAAGAAGTAGGCAAAATCTGGAAGGACATTCAGAAACCGCTGCGTATCGGCAAAGCACCCGTCGAGTTCTGGGTCGTTCCCAAGCCTTTCAGCGTGGCCGTTGCCCC encodes:
- a CDS encoding FeoB-associated Cys-rich membrane protein; this translates as MQEALIALIFLVAATYLGVRAYRSFFSKNEGGCGKGCGCVTDSKRTVITASEKP
- a CDS encoding YfiT family bacillithiol transferase; translation: MQDLETLRYPIGQFDYGKTVEPDETRQALEAIAALPHKLTALVGKWGDDQLDTPYRPEGWTARQLVHHVADSHINAYVRTKLMLTEDNPTIKPYEEGEWAKLPDSTLDVATSLVILSNLHARWVTILASLTNEQLRRTYYHPGMQKTFLVSEVMNLYAWHGEHHYQHVYRLAERSGWL
- a CDS encoding IS5 family transposase, whose amino-acid sequence is MTKQWQPLTDPQWAAISPFFDLRRKRTHNLRHIVDALLWLLRTGCQWRNLPSHWPHWQAVYYYFDQWKQAGIFEQINAALNQLDRQQAGRASHPSVLCIDSQSVKLHPMICEQRGLDGNKRINGRKRTLIVDTQGRLWVADVSAANEADGPLAVPLITNMLWRVGERLEKIYGDQAYNGVFARELEGWSIVFEKASRPESAQGFVPVAKRWVVERSIAWTNFFRRIVKDYEYTVASSVNWLYLANIQVILQRI
- a CDS encoding AIR synthase-related protein; this encodes MATFSTPETNRDLGLLPEEFERIEQILGRQPNPTEQKIFSAVWSQDRSNKKFSFWINQLPRDSDRMLVDGENAGLIDIGDGLAAAINIGSRNQPSSRDVVGNREVGGQPVARLNSLYVGDLEQDETRALLRDVMKGAGTASGNPVMGGEIFFDTSYNRNSLTSVFSASIVEVSKVAKAKAFGAGSPVFIIGSATAEGLPNETTHEIRTTDHAIGIQTIGAAGLIGAIAELSAKSEHGITINLDNVPTLPSGSTPVEILLSELRGQLLVVVEKGNEAAVQGIADTWNLTCAQLGEVADSGETGTASLLVYHHGERVADVPTQELVKGGSVPQDQQEYREPAYIAEYATFDIEDVDDLKLDEVKEVAKHLLAHPNISARQWLHGQYSSVGNSTYARSDAAIVRVQEAATEVAGASATETSIVLTVNGNSRYVYASPRQGTMIALVEAARNIVCSGGDPLAVTSQLTFGSPDVPEEYWQFVEAVQGLGEACRRFSTPATGSTVSFSSDSSRFPTATIGMLGLMEDPGHRMTLSFKNEGDRIYLIGPTTDDIASSEYLYSYRDVKASPTPFFDFQTEWRVQEGIRTMIRNGWIQSAHDVSGGGLFVTLAESAMAGEKGFAIESNERYRMDAFLFGEGQSRVVVTVSPEHFHHVEAYLDEGYNVFTRLGSVTAADFVVDETVIMTSAEARELYDNTLEKRMKTD
- the istB gene encoding IS21-like element helper ATPase IstB, which gives rise to MNTQATLERMRQLKLQGMATHWETLLRLPVNQWPPTDHLLASLLDAEHEYRQERKTRTAITQARFRYQASLEEVIYTPDRQLDKSMVLRLGDLSFVRRGENILITGATGCGKSYLATCLGYQACQRGLRVGYFSMPKLMERLHLARADGSYTRELARLERLQLLILDDWGLSSLDMNAKLALLQLIEDRHGRSATIITSQLPVSKWYEYLAEPTLADAILDRLVHQAHRIELQGESMRRRIKKTNDLTGS
- the istA gene encoding IS21 family transposase: MFQLRRILQLRQQGFSQRRIASALAISRTTVEHYLRIVEAHFSDLAQALSWQDDQLHRLFTHRVPQPEADRLGDLYQRFENYEAQLAKPGVTRHHLWLAYKQANPNAIQYSQFCERYRTWRLNQQTVMHLEHKAGETLFVDYAGKKLALVDPTTGQPQPVELFVAVLACSQLTFAKAVASQRKADFLQALSDALTYFGGVPEAIVPDNLKAAVTKANRYEPDLNESIEDFAAHYSTCIYPARSGKPRDKALVEKTISILYSRVYVPLQEQSFHSLKELNQAIAQQVEVHNRQCFQGKPYSRRQRFETLEEATLMPLPLQPYRSKAFRMAKVHPNCHVLLGEDKHYYSVPYRHVGQSVKLVYTAQTVEIYHDHQRIALHERQPEAYQYTTRREHLPSQQQWLSQWSAEYFIDQASQIGPHTRLAIQELLHTRSYPQQAFRSCAGVLSLVAKVGQQRLEGACERALTYGAVSYKLIRSILERNLDKTTSTEVTHKPLPTHENIRGADVYQ
- a CDS encoding inositol monophosphatase family protein, coding for MTHDLAALTGEINTIARQAGAFLLQERSRFQRESIEYKGLNNLVSYVDKETEKQLVEQLGKLLPEAGFITEEGTTGQEADPSALNWIIDPLDGTANFIHNLPVFSVSIGLAQGKTTIAGVIYDPNRDECFSAWQGGGAYCNDSRISVSPALTLGESLVATGFPYYKFEQMQPYLSILESLMQQTHGLRRMGSAAIDLAYVASGRFDAFYEYNLNSWDMAAGVLLVQEAGGVVTDFSGGDTFLFGGDVVAGCGVHPELMKVIQTYW
- a CDS encoding IS3 family transposase (programmed frameshift), encoding MKKTKFTEAQIVFALKQAETGVAVAEVCRKMGISEATYYNWKKKYGGLGVAELHRLRQLEEENRQLKQLVADLSLDKQMLQDGAQKKALRPVQQRKLASSLMENYRVSARRACSVIQFRRSSLQFKSRRRDDSVIRKRIKEIAQVRVRYGYQRIYVLLRREGWRDNHKRVYRVYCEEGLHLRSKRPRRNRAAAHRLERPQLSSIHQCWSMDFVADQLFDGRKIRALTVVDNYSRQCLAIHVGQSLKGEDVVAVMNHLKIVDLAVPERIQVDNGSEFISKFLDKWAYDNKVTLDFSRPGKPTDNAFIESFNGSFRDECLNAHWFLSLDDAREKIEHWRQEYNSFRPHSSLGGLTPDEVGKGKEKPTHERPILNL
- a CDS encoding phage integrase SAM-like domain-containing protein; amino-acid sequence: MNIKSMEISFWRHKSNIAGKSKLYCRISIAGERAEIGSTGLLIYHDHWDGQQISSNDPQAFFKNDQLDILRTQLRAIFNDLFRKKEKITAAKIKRLYLSGASSVTLAIAFDLYMKDSRADQERDLTENSLTVYDNVRKKLIDFLASEKALDVLVEDFDLVWLKRYRQWMKKRGHADSYVAKHSQTISNMLKWAKLNKIVDNNPLAGLRVKGVKYDDPTFLTNEEFEKLRTHPFENEHVQMAADILVILCRSGFHYGDLEDFVKQYKTAVRQGLDGKPWLIKDRIKTEVKTAVPVFDEVKTIIDKYGGWEKLPLTSLTKFNVWLKVVGAELKLKKKVSSKIGRKTFTDWCFNTIHLSTDAVKVLLGRLTDKGLEVYSRPDERRVIAELEQSKEMKKRSK